A window of Limosilactobacillus reuteri genomic DNA:
AGCATAAGTAACATCCATCTGATACTTAGTGAAGTGACCGACTAATGGCATCATCCGCTTAAAAGTATATTGATCAATTAATTGAAAAATCGTTACCCCTGATTCAATAATGATGAACGGGATTGATTGATAAATAATCTTAAAAATTAATGTTTGGGTTGAAACTTCAGTGTTTTCTTCACCTTGTGCCACCAAGTCATTCATTTCACGTTGATGACGCATCCAGGCAATTCCCAAGACAATCACTGCACCAATTGCCCCAATAAAGGCTGCAAAGGTTGATTGGGAAACGGCACTAACCCAATTGCCATTTTGAATCTTCATAATGAAATAAGTGGCCGCCAACATATAAATAACCCGGAAAAGCTGTTCAACAAATTGTGAAATTGCTGATGGTGCCATCCAGTTATATCCTTGTAAAAAGCCTCGGGTAATCGACATCCCCGGAATAATTAAAATAGCCCAAGCTAACGAGCGGATAACGGGAATCATATTTGGATCTCCATTATCCATTAAACGAGCTCCAAACATCATCACCGTTGTACAAATTACACCCATTGCCATTGCAACGTACATTCCAGAATGATACAGTCGGCGACTAACGCCATACTGGTTTATTCCGTTATAATGCGCAACCATTTTAGAAATTGCAGAAGGAATCCCCGCCGTTGCAATCACTAAAAACATATTATAAATATTATACCCCTGAGCATATAAGGCATTCGCTTCGTTACTGTAAGCTCCTAACCATGTAACCCACGGAATAATATACAGCGCCCCTAAGATCCGCGAAGTAATACTACCAGCTGTCATCCAAGCTGATCCTGTAATCATCTTTGTTCGCGAATCTTTTTTTACTGCGGTGCTGCTCAAATCATTTACTTTATTTTCTTCCATGATTTGTTGCAATCCTACCTTTTTTATTTTAATCGAGTTTACACAATCTTAATCATTTTATCGTGAATAAAAAGCTGGTGCAATTCGATTTACCGTTTTTAATATTTCTTTAACCTAGTATTGTTCCAAATCGACAGTTACCATTTTAATGATTAGATTTGGATGTTGTTGCTTTAACGCCTCTAATGAGCTTACGGCTGGGGCATCTTCAAAGTGGCCGAGTTTATCATTAAGGGTAATCGCTAAGCCCAATTTAGCAAAATCCATCGCCTCATCCATTGTTTTCCCCCGAGTAAATGCTTCTGGCAAATCTGGAAAATCAACTTGAATTTCATTATCTTTCGGGGTAAAAATTGCTGGATAACTTACTATTTCCATAACTGATCTCCTCAAATAAAAAGAAGCAGGAAAACATAGATTCCCTGCCCTTTATTAATTTACTATTTTGCAACGATGTTAACGATCTTGTTAGGGACAACAATGACTTTTTTAATATCCTTGCCATCAGTAAACTTCTTAACATGTTCGTTTGCTAAAGCAAGTTGTTGTGCTTCATCGCGGTCAGTATCCTTGGCCATCTTAATCTTAGCCCGTACCTTACCGTTAACTTGAATAATCATTTCAACTTCATCTTCAACTAAAGCTTTTAGATCGTAAGTTGGCCATGGTTGATAAGTGATAGTATCACTCTCACCAAATTGACTCCAGAGTTCTTCAGCCATGTGCGGCATGATTGGTGCAATCATCTTTACAAAGCCTTTCATGTATTCAACTGGTAAATCATCAACCTTGTAGGCTTCGTTGACAAAGACCATCAATTGAGAAATAGCCGTATTGAAGTGCATCCGTTCGTAGTCTTCGGTAACCCTCTTAACAGTTTGATTGTAAACCTTGGTAAGCTTACCATCATTGAAAGTGGATACCCGGTCACGGAGGTGGTTATTATCATCCATCAACAACCGCCATACACGTTGAACCCACTTATTAGCACCATGAAGTCCCTTTTCATCCCAAGGCACAGATTCTTCAAGTGGTCCCATAAACATTTCGTAAAGACGTAAAGTATCAGCCCCATATTGGTCAACAATGTCATCAGGGTTAACAACATTACCTTTGGACTTCGACATCTTTTCATGGTTTGAGCCAAGAATCATCCCCTGGTTAACAAGCTTCATGAATGGTTCTTTAGTTGGTACGAGACCGAGGTCATAAAGAACCTTATGCCAGAATCGAGCATAGAGCAAGTGAAGAACAGCGTGTTCAGCCCCACCAACATAGAGATCAACTGGTGACCAGTAATCAAGGGCTTCTTTTGAGGCAAATTCCTTGTTATTATGTGGATCAGTATACCGGAGCCAGTACCATGATGAACCGGCCCACTGTGGCATAGTGTTGGTTTCACGAAGACCATGACGACCATTTTCGTCATAAACGTTAACCCAATCTTCAACATTTGCTAATGGACTTTCACCAGTTCCTGATGGTTCGATGTTATCAGTCTTTGGTAATTCAAGTGGAAGTTCATCTTCTGGAACTAATGAGGTTGTCCCATCATCCCAGTGGATAACTGGAATTGGTTCACCCCAGTAACGTTGCCGACTGAAGATCCAATCACGAAGACGGTAGTTAACCTTCTTATGACCAGCATCGTGTTCTTCAAGCCAATCGATCATCTTTTGCTTTGCATCAGCAATATTTAAACCATCCAGGAAGCCAGAATTAATGTGTTTACCATCGCCATCAAAAGCACCTTCTGAAACATCTGCGCCTTCAATAATAGGTTTGATTGGCAAGTCAAACTTAGTAGCAAAGTCATAATCCCGTTGATCACCGGAAGGAACAGCCATTACTGCTCCGGTTCCGTATGAGGCAAGCACGTAATCACTGATCCAAATTGGCAGTTTTTCACCGTTAACTGGATTAATGACGTAAGAACCAGTAAATACCCCAGTCTTATCCTTATTTAAGTCAGTCCGTTCAAGGTCAGACCGCCGTGATGCTTCTTCCTTGTACTTTTCAACTTCCGCTTTGTGTTCTGGTGTTGTCAATTGATCTACTAATTCTTGTTCAGGAGCAAGAACTACATAGGAAGCACCAAAGAGCGTGTCTGCCCGGGTCGTAAATACTTCAATCTTAGTATCTTCATCCCCCACAACTGGGAAAAATACTGACGCACCTTCTGAACGACCGATCCAATTACGTTGCATTTCCTTAACGCTTTCTGGCCAATCAACAAGGTCAAGGTCATCAATCAAACGGTCCGCATAAGCAGTAATCTTTAAAACCCATTGACGCATTGGCTTACGGTAGACGGGATAGCCGCCACGTTTAGTCTTGCCATCTTCAACCTCTTCGTTGGCAACAACTGTTCCACCCATAAAATCAGGGGCCCAGTTAACCATAATTTCACTTTCGTAAGCAAGCCCCTTCTTGTAGAGTTGTTCAAAAATCCATTGAGTCCACTTGTAGAATTTAGGATCAGTCGTATTTACTTCCCGGTCCCAGTCATATGAGAACCCTAGTGATTGGATTTGGTCACGGAAATGATCAATATTTTTGTTCGTAAAGTCCTTAGGGTTATGGCCAGTCTTTAATGCATATTGTTCAGCTGGTAAACCGAATGCATCCCACCCCATTGGATGTAAGACATTAAAGCCTTGCATCCGCTTCATCCGTGACATTACATCGGTTGCCGTATAACCTTCTGGGTGACCAACGTGGAGTCCTTGACCAGATGGATATGGGAACATGTCTAATGCATAATATTTCTTTTGGTCCTTATTAAGGTCTGCTTTGAACGTTTCATTCTTTTTCCAAAACTTTTGCCACTTTTTTTCAATCATCTTATGATCGTAAGCCATATTTTTCTACTCCTTATTCTGATTTTGATGATCGTAATAAAAATGTCCCGTAGAAATCAATCTACGAGACGAAATAACTCCGCGGTACCACCCGTTTTCCATGGAAGCCATGGCGCTTAGGCCCTTAACGCGGTAAACGTCATTACCTACTAGGATTCAGTAATAATCACATTTAGATGAGTTCGTAAATGACCGGTCTCCTGTTCACACCACCACAGGATCTCTGTTGAGCTCGCCAAAAACTACTATTTCTATTACGATCAAATATTTAACGCCTATTTTAACAACCACCGTTAATGATTGCAAGCGTGTAACTAAATTATTAGCCTAAAATTTCTTTTAATTCGTCAACTTTATCAAGGTGTTCCCATGGTAAGTCCACATCAGTTCGACCAAAGTGACCATAAGCAGCAGTTTGCTTGTAAATTGGCCGCTTCAAGTCAAGCATTTCAATAATTCCAGCTGGACGTAAATCAAAAACCTTTCGAACAGCCGCAATTAATTCTTCTTCTGAACGGGTACCGGTACCATAAGTATTAATCATGATCGATACTGGTTCTGCTACACCGATGGCATAAGCAACTTGAATCTCAGCCTTCTTAGCGTAACCAGCTGCAACAATGTTTTTAGCAATGTAACGCGCAGCATAACTTGCAGAACGGTCAACCTTAGTAGCATCCTTTCCAGAAAAGGCTCCACCACCGTGATGGGCAGCCCCACCATAAGTATCAACAATAATCTTCCGTCCTGTTAAACCGGCATCTCCCTGCGGTCCACCGATTACAAACCGACCTGTTGGATTAATGAAGTACTTAGTTTGGTCATCAAGGTACTTAGCTGGAATGACCGCTTCAATCACTTGTTCTTTAATATCCTTTTTAATTTGATCAAGTGAAACCTCTGGATCATGCTGGGTACTTAAAACAACGGTGTCAACACGTAACGGCTTGTCATTCTCATCGTATTCTACGGTTACTTCGGCCTTTGCATCTGGACGAAGGTAAGAGATAACGCCATCCTTACGTAATTGAGCAATCTTACGCATTAACTTATGGCTTAAAACCAATGTTAATGGCATATATTCAGGTGTTTCGTCAGTAGCGTAACCAAACATCAATCCTTGGTCACCGGCACCAATCTTATCAAGCGGATCAGCTTCACCTTCACGCGTTTCTAAGGAGTCATCAACCCCTTGCGCAATGTCCGGTGATTGTTCATCGATTGCAGTGATAACAGCACAATTATCAGCATCGAAACCGTACTTACCATCTGTATAACCGATCTTACGAATTGTGTCACGCACAATCTGTTGGATATTAACGTAGGCCTTAGTAGAAACTTCACCAAAGACTAATACTAGTCCAGTAGTAACTGAGGTTTCAACTGCAACCCGTGAATCAGGATCTTTCTTAAGCAATTCATCTAAGATCGCGTCACTGATTTGGTCAGCAATCTTATCTGGATGTCCTTCTGATACTGATTCGGATGTAAATAAATGTCGTTCTGCCATTTTCTAATTCCCCCATATTCTATTGAAACTCTCAAATAGTTTGTAGTTGCGGTTACAAGGCATCTTCACGTTCAGACGTGAATCCTATCGGGAATTGCTTTATAACGAGAATAATCTTAGCATAATTGTCAACCAACAATCAATGTTAATCCTTACATTCTTACTTTAAACGGGCATTGACCATCCCCACCGCTGTCATGAAAGAGTAAATAATTGTCGGACCAACAAATTTAAATCCATCCTTCCGCATTTGCTTGGCTATTTCTTCCGAAGCCGGCGTTTTAGGAGCTAATTCAACATCGGTAGTTAACCCCAAGTCTTGCGGTTGATCATCAACAAAGCTCCACATATAATCATCAAACATCCTTCCCGCTTTCCGTAATTTTAAAATCACTTGTGCATTATTAATTACTGCTAATATTTTACGACGATTACGAATAATAGTTTCATCCTCGCATAATCGATTAATATCTTCAGCAGTAAAGGATGCCACTTTTTCAATATTAAAGTTCGCAAATGCCTGGTTAAATGCTTCTCGCCGCCGCCAGATTGTTTGCCAAGTTAAACCGGCCTGAAATAATTCTAAAGAAAGCATTGCAAATAACTGCTGGTCATCATGAACTGGAAATCCCCAGTAATGATCATAATAGTCCTGCATTTCCGGTGTCGCATTTGCCCATCGTGGCCGTTTAAGTGTCATTATTAATACCTCTTTTTTGGTTTTAAAATAATAGGGAGCAGAAATTTTCTCCTCCCTAATTTTATATACGAATTTTTGGTTATTTTGTACTTTTTTCTTTATTAGTATTTTTTAGCATAAATGCTAGTATGAGACCAATCAATTCAGTGATGATCATGCCGATAAATACCAAATGATAGCCGTGAAGGGAATCAACTTGAGCCGAACTTCCCCGTTGAAGTGCATTTGAAGTAGCAACCGTTAAGATCAGTGTTGAAATAGTAACACCCGCGGATCCGAGAACTTGCCGGACAGTTGTTATTACGGCTGTTCCGTGGGGTACTAATTCATCAGGCAAGGCGTTTGCTCCCAGTGTGACAGCTGGCATCATTACAAAGGCATTTCCACCTTCAATCACCATTGCGCAAAGGATCATTCCCAATAAGCTGAGATGATTAAGGACGATTAATCCAGCAACCCAGCCAATGATAATCATAAACATTCCCACCAGCATTGTCGGTTTAAACCCAATTTTATCAGCCAATTTTCCTGACAAAGGATTCAGGATACTAAGAAAAGCAGCTCCAGGCACTAGGGCCATTCCAGAAACAAATGGACTAACTTTTAATACTCCCTGATAATAAAGGGGGAAAATAATTGTCGTTACAATTAAGGCAATATATGAAATCGATGTTAAAAGAATTGCTAAATCATAATTAAAAGTCTTCAATACCCGCAATTCTAATAGTGGATGCTTAAGATGAAGTTGTCGAATACAGAACCAGATAACCGCAATAAGACTAACGATAAAAATCACTGTATTTATTCCCCATGCAGGATTAGTTTTTCCAGCTTGGTCAACAACGTACATAATTCCAATTAATCCAACTAGTAAGATTACTGATAGCCAATCAAGGTTCGTTTCATGCCGTTCCATTACGTCTTGGATCAATCCGCTAGCAGCCATTAAAATAATTATGGAAATAACAAGCATGAACAGGATAAAAAGGCTCTTCCAGCTAAAGAACTTTAGAACAATTCCTGAAACAATCGGTCCACAGGCAAGGGCAGATCCCATTACCAAACCAGCAATCCCCATCGTTGAGCCCCGCTCTTCTTTAGGCGTAATCTCAAGCAAAACAGTTTGGTATGATGGGAATAAAACTCCGACAGCAAAAGCTTCCATGGCCCGTCCAATCATCATAAACCAGAAACCATTAATTCCCCAAGATGATGGTGTTAAAACAATAATCAAGGATCCGATATCAAATAGTCCTAGTGCTCCAATAAACATTGTCTTAAAACTCATATTGTTGAGCATCCATGGGCTAATTGGCATGCTGACACACATTACGAGCATAAAACCAGTCGTCAGCCATTGAACGGTTGATGCTGAAATTCCAAAAGCGTTCATTAAAGTTGGATAGGCAGTTGACAACGATGATTGACTAATTGACATCGTAAAGGTACCAACTAGTAAAGTAAAAATAAACCAAAAGCGACTATAGCTTTTTCCATTACGTGCGATACTTTGATCCATATCATTCTCTCCCTCTTTAGAATAATTATTATCTGACCGTTAATTATTATATGTTTTGAATTAGTGAATGTAAATGTTATAATGTCAATAGATTATAATTATTTTAAGAAAGGGGACGACATTATGGCAGAAGCAGAATTTGATCGAGCTCTTGACCATCTCCGTGAAAACAAGGTTCGTCTTACTCCCCAGCGGAAAACTATCTTAAATTACTTAATCAATCATCATACTCATCCAAGTGTCGAAATGATTTATGATGACCTTAAAGACACAGTTGCCAATATCAGCATGGCAACTGTTTATAATTCTCTAAAACTCTTCGTTGATTATAATCTCGTAATTGAGCTAAAAAATGGAGACGGCAGTACCCACTTTGACTATTTCGGCCACCCGCATTATCATGTCGTCTGCGATAATTGTGGTAAGATTTCTGATGTTTTTGATGAACATTTTACTGCAATCACGAAAGAATTAACGGTTATGACTCATGAAAAGACTGGCTATCTAGTTACAGGAAATAACATCGAAGTCCATGGCATTTGTCCCGAGTGTCAACGTAAATTACATTTGAATCGTTAGTAAAAAATTCCCCGAGTTTTCGGGGAATTTTTTATGCTTTCTTTTGTGTTAATGAAGCAACGGCAAGAATTGCAAACCAAGCTAAAGTTAGTATGAGAGCAATTAAAGTCTGTTTCTCCATACATAAAACAATTAGCACAATAAAAAGAAAAACTAAAATAACATAGTCAGTAAAAGGTGCGCCTGGCATCTTGAAGGTCCTCGATTG
This region includes:
- a CDS encoding polysaccharide biosynthesis protein, giving the protein MEENKVNDLSSTAVKKDSRTKMITGSAWMTAGSITSRILGALYIIPWVTWLGAYSNEANALYAQGYNIYNMFLVIATAGIPSAISKMVAHYNGINQYGVSRRLYHSGMYVAMAMGVICTTVMMFGARLMDNGDPNMIPVIRSLAWAILIIPGMSITRGFLQGYNWMAPSAISQFVEQLFRVIYMLAATYFIMKIQNGNWVSAVSQSTFAAFIGAIGAVIVLGIAWMRHQREMNDLVAQGEENTEVSTQTLIFKIIYQSIPFIIIESGVTIFQLIDQYTFKRMMPLVGHFTKYQMDVTYALFAFNANKLYMIVISLASALAATVIPLLATARAQNDQEDMRKQIQNVLLLFYFVMIPAALGLSAVAQQIYTVFYRYDAAGVVVLQFAAYISIMLGLYTVAAAMMQGISENKKMMMFLAIGIVIKFILQFPCIWIFEGLGSLVSTGISMFVINYLILHSFNMEFHLRFDKMALPTNQILAYSLVMFAGTKIVMSIIGHFVSPYGRYTAFFSLIPGVIVGAGIYLYLCLKSRLADQLLGPRVARLRTILHIK
- the metK gene encoding methionine adenosyltransferase yields the protein MAERHLFTSESVSEGHPDKIADQISDAILDELLKKDPDSRVAVETSVTTGLVLVFGEVSTKAYVNIQQIVRDTIRKIGYTDGKYGFDADNCAVITAIDEQSPDIAQGVDDSLETREGEADPLDKIGAGDQGLMFGYATDETPEYMPLTLVLSHKLMRKIAQLRKDGVISYLRPDAKAEVTVEYDENDKPLRVDTVVLSTQHDPEVSLDQIKKDIKEQVIEAVIPAKYLDDQTKYFINPTGRFVIGGPQGDAGLTGRKIIVDTYGGAAHHGGGAFSGKDATKVDRSASYAARYIAKNIVAAGYAKKAEIQVAYAIGVAEPVSIMINTYGTGTRSEEELIAAVRKVFDLRPAGIIEMLDLKRPIYKQTAAYGHFGRTDVDLPWEHLDKVDELKEILG
- a CDS encoding MFS transporter, whose protein sequence is MDQSIARNGKSYSRFWFIFTLLVGTFTMSISQSSLSTAYPTLMNAFGISASTVQWLTTGFMLVMCVSMPISPWMLNNMSFKTMFIGALGLFDIGSLIIVLTPSSWGINGFWFMMIGRAMEAFAVGVLFPSYQTVLLEITPKEERGSTMGIAGLVMGSALACGPIVSGIVLKFFSWKSLFILFMLVISIIILMAASGLIQDVMERHETNLDWLSVILLVGLIGIMYVVDQAGKTNPAWGINTVIFIVSLIAVIWFCIRQLHLKHPLLELRVLKTFNYDLAILLTSISYIALIVTTIIFPLYYQGVLKVSPFVSGMALVPGAAFLSILNPLSGKLADKIGFKPTMLVGMFMIIIGWVAGLIVLNHLSLLGMILCAMVIEGGNAFVMMPAVTLGANALPDELVPHGTAVITTVRQVLGSAGVTISTLILTVATSNALQRGSSAQVDSLHGYHLVFIGMIITELIGLILAFMLKNTNKEKSTK
- a CDS encoding type II toxin-antitoxin system HicB family antitoxin; this translates as MEIVSYPAIFTPKDNEIQVDFPDLPEAFTRGKTMDEAMDFAKLGLAITLNDKLGHFEDAPAVSSLEALKQQHPNLIIKMVTVDLEQY
- the leuS gene encoding leucine--tRNA ligase, coding for MAYDHKMIEKKWQKFWKKNETFKADLNKDQKKYYALDMFPYPSGQGLHVGHPEGYTATDVMSRMKRMQGFNVLHPMGWDAFGLPAEQYALKTGHNPKDFTNKNIDHFRDQIQSLGFSYDWDREVNTTDPKFYKWTQWIFEQLYKKGLAYESEIMVNWAPDFMGGTVVANEEVEDGKTKRGGYPVYRKPMRQWVLKITAYADRLIDDLDLVDWPESVKEMQRNWIGRSEGASVFFPVVGDEDTKIEVFTTRADTLFGASYVVLAPEQELVDQLTTPEHKAEVEKYKEEASRRSDLERTDLNKDKTGVFTGSYVINPVNGEKLPIWISDYVLASYGTGAVMAVPSGDQRDYDFATKFDLPIKPIIEGADVSEGAFDGDGKHINSGFLDGLNIADAKQKMIDWLEEHDAGHKKVNYRLRDWIFSRQRYWGEPIPVIHWDDGTTSLVPEDELPLELPKTDNIEPSGTGESPLANVEDWVNVYDENGRHGLRETNTMPQWAGSSWYWLRYTDPHNNKEFASKEALDYWSPVDLYVGGAEHAVLHLLYARFWHKVLYDLGLVPTKEPFMKLVNQGMILGSNHEKMSKSKGNVVNPDDIVDQYGADTLRLYEMFMGPLEESVPWDEKGLHGANKWVQRVWRLLMDDNNHLRDRVSTFNDGKLTKVYNQTVKRVTEDYERMHFNTAISQLMVFVNEAYKVDDLPVEYMKGFVKMIAPIMPHMAEELWSQFGESDTITYQPWPTYDLKALVEDEVEMIIQVNGKVRAKIKMAKDTDRDEAQQLALANEHVKKFTDGKDIKKVIVVPNKIVNIVAK
- a CDS encoding DNA-3-methyladenine glycosylase I → MTLKRPRWANATPEMQDYYDHYWGFPVHDDQQLFAMLSLELFQAGLTWQTIWRRREAFNQAFANFNIEKVASFTAEDINRLCEDETIIRNRRKILAVINNAQVILKLRKAGRMFDDYMWSFVDDQPQDLGLTTDVELAPKTPASEEIAKQMRKDGFKFVGPTIIYSFMTAVGMVNARLK
- a CDS encoding Fur family transcriptional regulator, coding for MAEAEFDRALDHLRENKVRLTPQRKTILNYLINHHTHPSVEMIYDDLKDTVANISMATVYNSLKLFVDYNLVIELKNGDGSTHFDYFGHPHYHVVCDNCGKISDVFDEHFTAITKELTVMTHEKTGYLVTGNNIEVHGICPECQRKLHLNR